In Carya illinoinensis cultivar Pawnee chromosome 16, C.illinoinensisPawnee_v1, whole genome shotgun sequence, a single window of DNA contains:
- the LOC122298687 gene encoding zinc finger BED domain-containing protein RICESLEEPER 2-like, translating to MCLTAHFIDCEWKLHKKIINFCLIPNHKGDTIGRHVESCLQDWGIEKIFTVTVDNASSNDVAIDYLKRFVEGHLLEGKYIHIRCCAHIMNLIVNDGLKDCDDSIARVRNAVKYVRSSPARMEKFKKCIEKEKISCLKLVCLDVPTRWNSTYLMLEVAETFQKPFLRLENEDGYFSRYCRSVGLSPPSSSDWVRVKIMVKFLKIFYDATVRLSGSLYVTSNAYFQEICGIQSHLSKMSQSNDPVLKVMATSMKSKYNKYWGSIEKTNLMIFIAVVLDPRCKFSLLHFLFKKIYGGNLVEEMIVKVKELMIDMYGEYSIMYGSSGGVSYSEPPSSVDPSMIDSDSQQSFWVEYEQEIIESSLRNKSEIDQYLEHGCEARVPNFDILDWWKINEIKYPILARVARDVMAIPVSTVSSESAFSAGGRVLDPFRCSLSPRTVEALVCTQNWLKDPITIDLRASLDNVESFEAESEFDPQSSFIYIDDE from the exons ATGTGTCTTACTGCACACTTTATTGactgtgaatggaaattacacaaaaaaattataaatttttgtttaattcctAATCACAAAGGGGACACTATTGGAAGGCATGTGGAGTCGTGTCTACAGGATTGGGGTATTGAGAAGATTTTTACTgttacagttgacaatgcttCCTCAAACGATGTTGCCATTGATTACTTAAAAAGATTTGTGGAAGGTCATTTGTTGGAGGGGAAGTATATTCACATAAGGTGTTGCGCTCATATTATGAACCTTATTGTGAATGATGGGCTAAAAGATTGTGATGATTCAATTGCAAGGGTGCGCAATGCGGTTAAATATGTTAGATCATCTCCTGCAAGAatggaaaaattcaaaaagtgtATAGAGAAGGAGAAAATCAGTTGTTTAAAATTAGTGTGCCTTGATGTTCCCACCAGATGGAACTCCACTTATCTCATGCTAGAAGTTGCAGAAACATTTCAAAAACCATTTTTGCGATTGGAGAATGAAGATGGTTATTTTTCTCGCTATTGTCGTAGTGTGGGCTTGAGCCCCCCAAGTTCTAGTGATTGGGTGAGAGTTAAAATAATGGTtaaatttttgaagattttttatgatgCTACTGTGAGACTTTCTGGCTCTTTGTATGTCACAtctaatgcatattttcaaGAGATTTGTGGCATTCAATCGCATTTATCAAAAATGAGTCAAAGTAATGATCCAGTCTTGAAAGTTATGGCTACGAGCATGAAGAGtaaatataacaaatattgGGGATCAATTGAAAAGACTAACTTGATGATATTCATTGCTGTTGTTCTTGATCCAAGATGCAAATTTAGtcttttgcattttttgttcaaaaaaatatatggtggTAATTTAGTTGAAGAAATGATTGTAAAAGTGAAAGAATTGATGATTGACATGTACGGGGAGTATAGTATTATgtatgggagttcaggtggagTTTCATACTCTGAGCCTCCTTCCTCAGTTGATCCTAGTATGATTGATTCTGATTCTCAGCAAAGTTTTTGGGTTGAATATGAGCAAGAAATTATTGAAAGTAGTTTGAGGAACAAATCAGAGATTGATCAATACTTGGAACATGGTTGTGAGGCACGAGttccaaattttgatattttagatTGGTGGAAGATCAATGAAATCAAGTATCCTATTTTGGCGAGAGTTGCACGGGATGTGATGGCCATTCCTGTTTCTACTGTTTCTTCTGAGTCAGCCTTTAGTGCAGGGGGTCGGGTGCTTGACCCATTTCGTTGTTCATTATCTCCAAGAACAGTTGAGGCACTTGTTTGTACTCAGAATTGGTTAAAAGATCCAATAACTATTGATCTTCGTGCCTCGCTGGACAATGTTGAAAGTTTTGAGGCAGAATCAG AATTTGATCCCCAATCAAGCtttatttatattgatgatgagtga